A section of the Rhipicephalus sanguineus isolate Rsan-2018 chromosome 11, BIME_Rsan_1.4, whole genome shotgun sequence genome encodes:
- the LOC119374089 gene encoding protein amnionless encodes MLPALICLALVSLAACGEGAVKRWLPDTKWETGRNWQSGKPPCAGQRASLGHAHGLSIYLGSEVQLGALVFPKTGELVLDEGAALSFESFETDEDCVGEAQFTAQERVHWYNPGHWALRQSSQLLPEPVENRPDTEPRPPAVPDSEMVPCPSDFVVFEDERFRVDMDGLSPKVREVQIGDRIYGGPEMSSLLSSEEGKSMFSGVVTSGSSDCKEPEGCACGNDQPEPLERICLQHAPLCAENLPCQDSIVMIGNCCPICASALLIHPGPNFVFDDVVQLLFNGIVKPQYGGHVQAYVHRTYTGLIQVITVDLGSTNNGMPIEPGKAHKLATDIYETITGKDAERYSVLSASLSGSEKWNSTLAGGSGASQGGSVAGIVLGVLFALLLLAGAIYVIYRRYGFRHPRTLFRGRPLLPMARFDDGRIELELGTTPHDALVPSGDEPSFENPLAGPFESFPHFGTSEKQEPGTFSNPAYEETKSENSQDELQ; translated from the exons ATGCTACCTGCACTCATTTGTCTCGCGCTGGTTTCGCTGGCAG CGTGCGGCGAGGGAGCCGTGAAGCGCTGGCTGCCAGACACCAAATGGGAGACGGGCCGCAACTGGCAGTCTGGGAAGCCGCCCTGCGCCGGACAGAGGGCTTCACTGGGACACGCCCACGGACTATCCATCTACCTCGGATCGGAGGTTCAACTGGGGGCACTG GTTTTCCCGAAGACAGGGGAACTGGTGCTTGACGAAGGCGCTGCCCTCAGCTTCGAAAGCTTTGAGACAGATGAAGACTGCGTTG GAGAGGCCCAGTTCACGGCCCAGGAGCGCGTCCACTGGTACAACCCGGGCCACTGGGCGCTGCGCCAGTCGTCGCAGCTGCTGCCCGAGCCCGTGGAGAACCGGCCGGACACGGAGCCCCGGCCTCCCGCCGTGCCGGACTCCGAGATGGTCCCCTGTCCGAGCGACTTCGTGGTGTTCGAGGACGAGCGCTTCCGCGTCGACATGGACGGACTGTCGCCCAAGGTTCGCGAGGTCCAGATAGGAGACAGG ATATACGGAGGCCCCGAGATGAGCTCGCTACTCAGCAGTGAGGAAGGAAAATCCATGTTCAGCGGCGTCGTGACCAGCGGCTCGTCGGACTGCAAAGAACCCGAAGGTTGTGCTTGCGGCAACGACCAGCCCGAG CCCCTGGAACGAATCTGCCTGCAGCACGCGCCCCTATGCGCCGAGAATTTGCCCTGCCAGGACTCCATCGTCATGATAGGAAACTGCTGTCCCATCTGCG CTTCTGCGTTGCTAATACATCCGGGACCAAACTTTGTCTTCGACGATGTTGTGCAGCTCCTCTTCAATGGCATCGTCAAG CCGCAGTACGGAGGACACGTGCAAGCCTACGTGCACAGGACCTACACCGGACTCATACAGGTCATCACCGTCGATCTCGGCAGCACCAACAATGGGATGCCCATAGAGCCAGGAAAAGCTCACAAACTCGCCACTGACATTTACGAGACGATCACAG GCAAGGATGCCGAGCGCTACAGCGTGCTTAGCGCCAGCCTGAGTGGAAGTGAAAAGTGGAACAGCACGCTGGCTGGCGGAAGCGGAGCATCGCAAG GAGGCTCCGTAGCCGGCATAGTGCTGGGAGTATTGTTCGCACTGCTCCTGCTCGCTGGCGCCATCTACGTCATCTATCGACGCTACGGATTCAGACATCCGAGGACCTTATTCAG GGGACGACCTTTGCTGCCCATGGCCCGTTTCGACGACGGACGCATTGAGCTAGAACTGGGCACCACACCCCACGACGCCCTGGTGCCATCCGGAGACGAGCCCAGCTTCGAGAACCCCTTGGCAGGACCCTTTGAG AGCTTTCCTCATTTTGGCACCAGTGAAAAGCAGGAACCAGGGACTTTTTCAAACCCAGCTTATGAAGAAACAAAGAGTGAGAATAGCCAAGATGAGTTGCAGTGA